The genomic region AGTGAAACGCCCCGGAGTACCGCCTGATCCGGCTCGTAGCCGAAGAGGACATTTTCCAGCCGTACATGGCCGCGTGCCGAAACCAGTTGAATCGCGCCGGGCATTTCCTTGAGATCCGGTTCACTGTCGATTACTCCAAAGACGCGATCGACGCTCGCGCTGAAACCCTGCAGCTTTGTGTTCACTTCCGTGAGGACCTTCATCTGGTTCTGCAACAGTGTCAGGTAAACGAGAAAAACGAGGAGACTGCCGATGCTGAGGCCACCGCTCATCACGTGGCGCGCGCCCACCCACAGAATGACCCCGATGCCCAGCGTGGTGACCAGGCCGGAGGCAAGGCTGTTGACGCTGCCAATGAGCGTGCTGCGCTGCTGGGCCGCGATGGCCGCGTCCGCGAACTGATGAAACCGCTCCTCTTCGCGGGCTTCCTGCGCGAATGCCTGCACCACCGGAATACCGGTGAGGGTTTGTTGAAGGTGCGACTGGATACGCGTCTCAATGTCGCGCTTCAACTTCGCGGCCGCGCGCAACGGTTTGCCGACCAGGAATGACGCGCCCAGCATAAAAGGCGCGGTGGCCAGCGCCAATAGTGTGAGGGCGACATCTGATTGTGCCATGAGCACGATCATGACCAGCATCGTCAACAGCGCGTGCGCCGGCGCGAACAGGCAGGCATCGAATACCTGATACACGCACCAGCTGTCGGTCACCACACGGCCCATCGTGTCACCGACGGCATGGCGGGTGTGGTAAAGCAACGAGCGACGCTGCAAACGGGCGTACAACTCTTCCGCCAGATCGTACACCATCCGCCGCCCGGACAGGGTCCACGCCCAGGTCAGCGTGACTTCAAGCGCGCCATTCAACGCGAAGAGAGCAAGCCCCGCTGCGACGATGAGCAACAGGAGCCGAGACGGTGTTGGTTCCAGCGACAGCGT from Candidatus Angelobacter sp. harbors:
- a CDS encoding ABC transporter ATP-binding protein: MHKYRRFLQYARPHWHSFALIFIATLAASALAALQPWPMKLLVDHVLGHDPLPHWLQTLLATLSLEPTPSRLLLLIVAAGLALFALNGALEVTLTWAWTLSGRRMVYDLAEELYARLQRRSLLYHTRHAVGDTMGRVVTDSWCVYQVFDACLFAPAHALLTMLVMIVLMAQSDVALTLLALATAPFMLGASFLVGKPLRAAAKLKRDIETRIQSHLQQTLTGIPVVQAFAQEAREEERFHQFADAAIAAQQRSTLIGSVNSLASGLVTTLGIGVILWVGARHVMSGGLSIGSLLVFLVYLTLLQNQMKVLTEVNTKLQGFSASVDRVFGVIDSEPDLKEMPGAIQLVSARGHVRLENVLFGYEPDQAVLRGVSLEALPGQIVAIVGATGAGKTTLVNLLPRFFDPWQGRVLMDGCDLRDLGLRSLRAQIAFVLQEPFLFPVSVAGNIAFGRPESARGEIEAAARAANAHEFIRRLPQG